In Cololabis saira isolate AMF1-May2022 chromosome 1, fColSai1.1, whole genome shotgun sequence, the following proteins share a genomic window:
- the LOC133438584 gene encoding transmembrane protein 121-like: MVEPPPVVQKPHACLTAALVMTSLLLLDAYLLEQDGGPWRMALYITVVAGDGCFLVMLRYVVVWAESEVHTARRGYAMILWFFYIFVLEIKVYFIYQSYKSQGEAVMTDVGVSRGALTLLLSLCVPIVFITLAAIDHLEYLQSHKKREEMRSRLFWVVLDLLDVVDVQANLWERQRGGLPLWVEGLMFFYCYILLLLLPCVSLSEISMQGVNIVPHKMLLYPILSLATINVATLLIRGGNLLLYSDLNVSGIMMGKNVIAIVVKSCSLLEYGKQRLASPPADRGGEDLRTPLEGVQVSVSHTTVLPRVIIEDFTTVWEEEEEREKDSGLQRTSCSPQGLTGVQVQTSNPPPPGLTGVQSMEASTVHKHVNMVRWWFQTVPRSEWLRIPVSLNKGMVDELELELQIHECS, translated from the exons ATGGTCGAACCTCCGCCGGTGGTGCAGAAGCCCCACGCCTGCCTCACAGCGGCCCTCGTCATGACcagcctgctgctgctggatgcCTACCTTCTGGAGCAAGATGGCGGCCCCTGGAGGATGGCGCTGTACATCACCGTGGTGGCGGGTGACGGATGTTTCCTCGTCATGCTTCGATACGTGGTGGTGTGGGCTGAGTCAGAGGTGCACACTGCGAGGCGAGGTTACGCCATGATCCTCTGGTTCTTCTACATTTTTGTCCTGGAGATTAAGGTCTACTTCATTTATCAGAGCTACAAGTCTCAGGGCGAGGCTGTGATGACGGACGTGGGTGTGTCCAGGGGAGCGCTGAcgctgctgctgtctctctgcGTGCCCATCGTCTTCATCACGTTGGCAGCCATAGATCATCTGGAGTACCTGCAGTCACACAAGAAGAGAGAGGAGATGAGGAGCCGTCTGTTCTGGGTGGTACTGGACCTGCTGGACGTCGTGGACGTTCAGGCCAACCTGTGGGAGCGTCAGAGGGGTGGGCTCCCCCTGTGGGTGGAGGGCCTGATGTTCTTCTACTGCTAcatcctcctgctgctgctgccctgTGTCTCCCTGAGTGAGATCAGCATGCAGGGTGTCAACATCGTCCCCCACAAaatgctgctgtaccccatccTCAGCCTCGCCACCATCAATGTGGCCACGCTCCTGATCCGTGGAGGGAACCTGCTGCTTTACAGCGACCTCAACGTGTCCGGGATCATGATGGGGAAAAACGTGATcgccatcgtggtgaagagcTGCAGTCTGCTGGAGTACGGAAAGCAGCGTCTGGCTTCTCCTCCGGCAGATCGTGGTGGTGAGGACTTGAGGACGCCTCTGGAAGGTGTTCAGGTGTCCGTCAGCCACACCACGGTTCTGCCCAGGGTGATCATTGAGGACTTCACCACCgtatgggaggaggaggaggagagggaaa AAGACTCTGGTCTACAGAGGACCTCATGTTCCCCTCAGGGActgacaggtgtccaggtccagaccagcaACCCTCCACCACCGGGCTTAACAGGTGTCCAG TCCATGGAAG CGTCCACGGTCCACAAACATGTAAACATGGTTCGTTGGTGGTTCCAAACTGTCCCCAGGAGCGAGTGGTTACGGATCCCTGTGAGCCTGAACAAGGGGATGGTGGACgaactagaactagaacttCAGATTCATGAGTGCAGCTGA